One Rhizobium leguminosarum genomic region harbors:
- a CDS encoding tyrosine-type recombinase/integrase, which yields MSRLGTAFERYIGMRQGLGYKYDGPAKRLSEFVAFMESRGAETITNDLAMEWVTSMGRQPSWSIRLSDVRCFAQHLSYFDPLTEVLPSDAVAPARRTKPYIYSEIEIQTLLAAALSLPPANALRRWTYHCLFGLIAVAGLRHSEALSLLRADVDLDQGVLTIRETKFGKSRLVPLHATTIAVLSGYAARRDAHLGTPRSPYFFVAEQGGRLLHQYVHRVFWRLSRQIGLRQEGNRDGPRIHDLRHRFAVQTLINWHRAGEDVERELPVLSTFLGHANVRDTYWYLSATPELMNHAVRRLDKRWEVRS from the coding sequence ATGAGCCGGCTTGGCACCGCGTTTGAGCGCTACATCGGCATGCGCCAAGGGCTGGGATACAAATATGACGGTCCGGCAAAACGATTGTCGGAGTTCGTCGCTTTCATGGAATCCCGCGGCGCCGAGACCATCACGAATGATCTGGCAATGGAGTGGGTCACCTCGATGGGCCGGCAGCCAAGCTGGTCCATCCGCCTGTCTGATGTGCGCTGCTTTGCACAGCACCTCAGTTATTTCGATCCTTTGACAGAAGTGCTACCAAGCGACGCTGTAGCACCGGCACGGCGGACAAAGCCCTACATCTATAGCGAGATCGAGATTCAGACACTTTTGGCGGCGGCACTGTCGTTGCCGCCGGCCAACGCTCTGCGGCGCTGGACATATCACTGCCTGTTCGGGCTGATAGCAGTGGCCGGACTGCGCCATTCCGAAGCGCTCAGCCTGCTCCGGGCCGATGTCGATCTCGACCAGGGCGTCCTCACCATCCGAGAGACAAAGTTTGGCAAGTCACGGCTGGTCCCGCTGCATGCCACGACAATTGCTGTCCTTTCGGGCTACGCCGCCCGACGCGATGCACACCTTGGTACGCCGCGCAGTCCCTATTTCTTCGTCGCCGAACAAGGCGGCAGATTGCTGCATCAATACGTGCATCGCGTGTTCTGGCGACTATCCCGGCAAATCGGATTACGACAGGAGGGGAATCGAGATGGCCCACGGATTCATGATCTTCGTCACCGTTTCGCCGTCCAGACCCTGATCAACTGGCATCGCGCCGGCGAAGATGTGGAACGCGAGCTGCCCGTTCTCTCAACCTTCCTCGGCCATGCCAATGTTCGCGACACCTATTGGTATCTGTCGGCCACGCCGGAACTGATGAACCATGCCGTACGGCGATTGGATAAGCGTTGGGAGGTCCGGTCATGA
- a CDS encoding tyrosine-type recombinase/integrase, with the protein MGFTSGSAITWIAKQALEQADIEGYAHHGAHLFRHSLATDLLRSGASFAEIGQLLRHRSIDSTRIYAKLDIDKLRELSLPWPGGVQ; encoded by the coding sequence GTGGGTTTTACATCTGGCAGCGCCATCACGTGGATCGCTAAGCAAGCACTCGAACAGGCCGACATTGAAGGCTATGCGCATCACGGCGCCCATCTTTTCCGCCACAGCCTTGCGACTGACCTTTTGCGATCGGGCGCCAGCTTTGCTGAGATCGGCCAACTGCTCCGCCATCGAAGCATCGACAGTACAAGAATCTATGCCAAGCTCGATATTGATAAGCTGCGTGAACTGAGCCTACCCTGGCCGGGAGGTGTCCAATGA